The Primulina eburnea isolate SZY01 chromosome 8, ASM2296580v1, whole genome shotgun sequence genome contains a region encoding:
- the LOC140838921 gene encoding putative germin-like protein 2-1 has product MYVLSLVDGNLLVTFCFCMVAVMVNGFACKDPKAVQVTDFFLAGLHMPGNTSNPVGSQVKPVNVSQIPGLNTLGISLARIDFAPWGVNPQHMHPRATEILTVIEGSLEVGFITSNLENRLITKVLQKGDVFVFPVNLVHFQRNTGSCNAVAIVALSSQNPGVITIANAVFGSNPDIANDLLAKSFQTDTKTIDWLQSKF; this is encoded by the coding sequence ATGTACGTACTAAGTCTGGTAGACGGCAATTTGTTGGTTACTTTTTGTTTTTGCATGGTGGCAGTTATGGTGAATGGGTTTGCATGCAAGGATCCCAAGGCcgtgcaggtaactgatttctTCTTGGCCGGCTTGCACATGCCAGGAAATACTTCTAACCCTGTCGGATCACAAGTTAAACCCGTAAATGTCTCCCAAATTCCAGGACTCAACACTCTAGGAATCTCCCTGGCACGTATTGATTTTGCTCCATGGGGAGTCAACCCCCAACACATGCACCCTAGAGCCACTGAAATTCTGACGGTGATTGAAGGCAGTCTTGAGGTGGGATTCATTACATCTAACCTGGAAAATCGTCTGATTACCAAAGTACTTCAAAAGGGTGATGTGTTTGTTTTCCCGGTGAATCTAGTCCACTTTCAAAGGAATACTGGATCTTGTAATGCAGTTGCCATCGTAGCTTTAAGCAGCCAAAATCCCGGAGTCATCACCATCGCAAATGCAGTCTTTGGCTCGAACCCAGATATTGCCAATGATCTTCTGGCCAAGTCATTCCAAACCGACACTAAGACAATTGATTGGCTACAATCCAAGTTTTAG
- the LOC140837726 gene encoding putative germin-like protein 2-1, which produces MASRFVLLVLVVATCSIAFASDPSPLQDFCVADPSGPVLVNGFACKDSNIVQASDFFFAGLHLPGNTSNPVGSKVTPVTVAQIPGLNTLGISLARIDFAPWGINPPHTHPRATEILTVIEGSLEVGFVTSNPENNLTRKVLQKGDVFVFPKGLVHFQRNVGYGNAVAIVGLSSQNPGVITIGNAVFGSKPAIANDLLAKSFQVDTKTVDWIQSKF; this is translated from the exons ATGGCGTCCCGTTTCGTTTTGTTGGTGCTCGTAGTCGCTACATGTTCGATTGCTTTCGCGTCTGATCCCAGCCCACTTCAAGATTTCTGTGTCGCTGATCCGAGCGGCCCTG TGCTGGTGAATGGTTTTGCATGCAAGGACTCGAATATTGTCCAAGCAAGCGATTTCTTCTTCGCCGGCCTTCATTTACCAGGCAACACATCGAATCCCGTGGGTTCAAAAGTGACACCAGTCACCGTGGCTCAAATTCCAGGCCTGAACACACTTGGAATTTCCTTGGCAAGGATTGATTTTGCACCCTGGGGGATAAACCCTCCGCACACTCACCCTCGGGCAACTGAGATTCTGACAGTTATCGAAGGTAGTCTTGAGGTGGGATTCGTGACCTCAAACCCGGAAAATAATCTCACCCGAAAAGTACTGCAGAAAGGAGACGTGTTTGTGTTCCCGAAAGGCCTCGTCCACTTCCAAAGAAACGTTGGATATGGTAATGCTGTTGCCATTGTAGGTCTCAGTAGCCAAAATCCAGGGGTCATCACCATTGGTAATGCAGTTTTCGGATCGAAGCCTGCTATTGCGAATGATCTTCTCGCAAAATCATTCCAGGTTGACACTAAAACAGTCGATTGGATTCAGTCCAAGTTCTGA
- the LOC140838665 gene encoding berberine bridge enzyme-like 21 — MEKTPFPLVVIFLFLNFVAFSTADSVYDLFVKCFSENKIPDSEISSIIYSPTNPSFTNILEDYVRNRRFNVSTTPKPNIIVTPTTELHVSTAVLCSKKLGIQLKIRSGGHDYEGLSYVSTQDTFVILDMFSFRTIDVNIADETAWVQSGAQVGELYYRIWEKSKVHAFPAGICPTVGAGGHISGAGYGNLLRKYGLTVDHVIDAKIVDANGRVLDRASMGEDLFWAIRGGGGASFGVILEYKIKLVPVPPVVTVFRLERFQNGTAADSVFQYQQIVEKMDNDLFIRVLLQPITRNKVRSVRATFIGMFLGDSARLVSITDSQFPVLELKQSDCKEMSWIDSVLFWTNFDNTTAPSALLSRVPDSVNFLKRKSDYVKTPISKSGLETIFNKMVDIGKVGLVFNSYGGRMSEIPESDTPFPHRAGNLFKIQYSVSWDEEGEAADKNYIGQIRQLYSFMEPYVSSNPREAYLNYRDLDIGTTDNGKNSYTDGKVYGVKYFKTNFDRLVKIKTRVDPDNVFRNEQSIPTLAVGGRKSKG, encoded by the coding sequence ATGGAGAAAACTCCATTTCCCTTGGTTGTCATCTTCTTGTTTCTCAATTTTGTTGCATTTTCAACTGCAGATTCTGTTTATGATTTGTTTGTTAAGTGCTTTTCGGAAAACAAAATCCCAGATTCGGAAATCTCCAGCATAATATACAGCCCCACCAATCCATCGTTCACAAATATTCTTGAGGATTATGTCAGAAACCGCCGATTTAATGTCTCAACTACCCCGAAACCCAATATAATCGTCACTCCAACGACCGAATTACACGTCAGTACCGCCGTTTTGTGTTCCAAGAAACTGGGCATCCAACTTAAGATCCGGAGTGGCGGCCATGATTATGAGGGTCTTTCGTACGTGTCGACTCAAGATACGTTTGTGATTCTCGACATGTTCAGTTTCAGGACGATTGACGTCAACATCGCTGATGAAACCGCGTGGGTTCAATCCGGTGCGCAGGTTGGGGAACTGTATTACAGGATCTGGGAAAAGAGCAAAGTCCACGCTTTCCCTGCAGGAATTTGTCCCACTGTGGGCGCCGGAGGGCACATCAGTGGCGCGGGATACGGAAACTTGCTGAGGAAATACGGCCTTACGGTTGATCACGTGATCGACGCAAAAATAGTCGATGCCAATGGCAGGGTTCTGGACAGAGCATCCATGGGGGAGGATCTTTTCTGGGCAATCCGTGGCGGCGGAGGGGCCAGTTTTGGAGTTATCTTGGAGTACAAGATAAAACTAGTTCCTGTTCCGCCGGTTGTCACCGTTTTCAGGTTGGAAAGATTCCAGAACGGTACTGCAGCAGACTCTGTTTTTCAATACCAACAAATTGTAGAAAAGATGGACAACGATCTCTTCATCAGAGTGCTGCTACAGCCAATTACCAGGAACAAAGTGAGAAGCGTTCGAGCAACGTTTATCGGGATGTTCTTGGGGGATTCAGCCCGATTAGTATCGATCACGGATTCTCAGTTCCCTGTATTGGAGTTGAAACAATCCGATTGTAAGGAAATGTCCTGGATCGATTCAGTCCTATTCTGGACCAATTTCGACAATACCACAGCCCCCAGTGCGTTACTCAGCAGAGTCCCTGACTCGGTCAATTTCCTGAAACGTAAATCAGATTACGTGAAAACCCCGATTTCCAAATCCGGGCTCGAAACCATTTTCAATAAAATGGTGGACATCGGCAAAGTCGGCCTGGTTTTCAACTCCTACGGCGGAAGAATGAGCGAAATCCCTGAATCAGACACCCCTTTCCCACACCGAGCAGGAAACTTATTCAAAATCCAATATTCGGTGAGCTGGGACGAAGAAGGTGAAGCGGCAGACAAGAACTACATCGGTCAAATCAGGCAACTGTACAGTTTCATGGAGCCATATGTATCCAGTAATCCCCGAGAAGCTTACCTGAACTACAGAGACTTGGATATCGGCACCACCGACAACGGTAAAAACAGCTACACCGACGGAAAAGTATACGGGGTGAAATATTTCAAGACAAACTTCGACAGATTAGTGAAAATCAAGACTCGGGTGGACCCTGACAACGTTTTCAGGAACGAACAGAGCATACCTACGCTGGCCGTTGGAGGAAGAAAATCAAAaggctga